Genomic window (Chryseobacterium bernardetii):
GAGAAATTATGTATTTTTGAGAAATTATTTTAATAGAGATGAGTAACATTGATGATAAGAAAAAAGCACTTGCGTTGGTGCTTGACAAACTAGATAAAACATACGGAAAGGGAACGGTTATGACTTTAGGCGATGAGTCTATAGACAACACAGTAGAAGTTATTCCTTCCGGATCTTTAGGATTAGATATCGCATTAGGTATAGGAGGATATCCAAAAGGAAGAATCATTGAAATATATGGTCCTGAATCTTCAGGTAAAACAACATTAACACTTCACGCTATTGCTGAAGCTCAGAAAGCAGGTGGTATCGCAGCATTCATTGATGCAGAGCACGCTTTCGACAGAACGTATGCCGCAAAATTAGGAATTGATTTAGAAAACCTTATCATTTCTCAACCGGACAACGGAGAACAGGCATTAGAAATTGCTGATAACCTGATCCGTTCAGGAGCAATTGACATTGTTGTTATTGACTCGGTTGCGGCTCTTACTCCAAAAGCGGAGATTGAAGGAGAAATGGGAGATTCTAAAATGGGTCTTCACGCAAGATTAATGTCTCAGGCATTAAGAAAATTAACCGCTACTATTTCAAGAACGAAGTGTACTGTAATCTTCATTAACCAGTTAAGAGAAAAAATCGGTGTAATGTTCGGTAACCCGGAAACAACTACCGGTGGTAACGCTCTTAAATTTTATGCTTCTGTAAGAATTGATATCAGAAAAGCAAGTGCACCCATCAAACAAGGTGACGAAGCTATCGGAAGCCGTGTGAAAGTAAAGATTGTAAAAAACAAAGTAGCTCCACCTTTCAAACAGGCAGAATTTGATATTATGTATGGTGAAGGAGTTTCTAAAGTTGGGGAAATCCTTGATACTGCAGTTGATATGGGAATTGTAAAGAAAAGCGGTTCTTGGTTCAGCTACGAAGAGACTAAACTTGGCCAGGGACGTGATGCTGTAAAAGATGTTTTAAGAGACAATCCTGATCTTGCCGAAGAATTAGAGAACAAGATCAAAGAAGAGTTGAAAAACAAATAAGCTTTTTAAAAATAGAATCAAAAGACAGCCTTTCTGGCTGTCTTTTCTTTTTTAATAATGATATTCCTACAATGTTTCTGTTGGGATATAATATGCCTG
Coding sequences:
- the recA gene encoding recombinase RecA; this translates as MSNIDDKKKALALVLDKLDKTYGKGTVMTLGDESIDNTVEVIPSGSLGLDIALGIGGYPKGRIIEIYGPESSGKTTLTLHAIAEAQKAGGIAAFIDAEHAFDRTYAAKLGIDLENLIISQPDNGEQALEIADNLIRSGAIDIVVIDSVAALTPKAEIEGEMGDSKMGLHARLMSQALRKLTATISRTKCTVIFINQLREKIGVMFGNPETTTGGNALKFYASVRIDIRKASAPIKQGDEAIGSRVKVKIVKNKVAPPFKQAEFDIMYGEGVSKVGEILDTAVDMGIVKKSGSWFSYEETKLGQGRDAVKDVLRDNPDLAEELENKIKEELKNK